A window of Branchiostoma floridae strain S238N-H82 chromosome 9, Bfl_VNyyK, whole genome shotgun sequence genomic DNA:
gaaatacaaacagacacacagacaaacatactGACACCAAAAACAAGGCCTATACTTTATGAAGGTTATATGACGATAATGATTTGAAATCAGTGATGCACATTGATAGAAGGCTTTACAGTTTGTAGTTATGCttttaaagattgaaaaatGCCTCCACATCTTGATGGTGACATGCCTGTATTATGTGTAGACTTTTGTCCGGGATGAGTTGGTTTGCAATATTTGATGCCCCTATACTTTTTATTTTGAAAGTACGTCTTAACCCAGTTGCTAGGCCAAGGCCAAGTTACATTTTAACAATTGGAAAACAATCtagatatatattgtacaaacaTGATTTTCTCTTGCGCAACAAAACTGAGGAGAACATATTGAAAAACGATTCTGCAACGCTATCAAAAATTCTATGTCCCTTGCCATAGGTTGACTAAAAAACTGCTAGTTTCGTCAGGTTTTGCTAGAGTATGTTGGGTGACCGTAAGCACAGCATTTTGCCCTTTGACACAACATGGCATAATTATAACCTGAAGGCAAaatcacacctgtaaggttaaCTTTTTAGGTCAGTTTGCGAGGAAGTGTGATACGCATTTCAAAATACTATACACTTCGAAACAGCAATACGAGGCTTCGTCTTTTGTGATTAATTTTTTGGTAATGTGAAGTTAAGTTCTTTTATGAATGCCCTGTGCCTGTTTGCTTTCCAACGAGCAAACGCCTCCCAAATCGCAACACAAGAGGTCCCTATCAGCACACACCCTAGACCAAAACCTTCCAGAACTGTAGGGACAAAGCCTAGCATTAACCATTGTAGGCCATAGGCAGGAAATACATTGACTTGATACAGGGCAGTTATTGCGTTAACCTCAACTAGCTTCAGAGCAAGGTAGAAGAAAAGCACTCTGAATGCAGTACTAAAACAACTTATAGATAGCATTGCGGCGGTAAACAGTTCGAGGTGCCATGTTACACTGGTAAAACATAATGCTATCCCTGCGCAAACCGTACTTATTACATATGTATACACTATCATCATCGTTCGTGAGGTGTTCTCCGCCAGGCCTTTAGCGTGAACGATAATTGCGCCGTGAAATATTGCTGAGAATATGGCCAGACCCATTCCCAGACCAACGTCCCAGTCTGTTGATGACCCCTTGTTGACGAAGCTACCGTAGCCGAGAAGTACAACACCAGCGATGCACCAAAGACTGCCAACAATGGTCGCACAGGATGGATCCTGAAGTGACGCAGAATAGGAACACGTTTTAATTGGTTACACCTTACAATTTGACAACTGCGTGGGTGAAGTCTGAAGTCATCTTGGCTCTGCAAGCTACAACCCCATTAATTGGACCATAGCCAAACCATACTTACGattctccaagtatcctattacaccacTGCCGCCTTACATACTGCAACCCTGCAGTATTCACATAGCTGCTTACGCACAACAAGACAAACACCAACTGAATGCTCCCTATATAGTCAGCGTAGTTATAGTTATGGTAGAGACTAGATCTctttcaattgttttttttacaatgggCCAtggcatgtaaattttatggatgacgttaGTAcgcgtatatatatatgttcctGATTTCGACCACAGATGGTCCACATGACAAAGAACACAAAAGGTGGGAAGACATGTCGTGTGGCAATTGCGATTTAAAGCGACACTAATGTAGGTAGCCTTGAGTACAGTTGTCAACTTTGTAACTTTATTTCTTGCTACAGCTTTTATGGTCACTACTTCGAAAATTTAGGCATCTCTTCCTATCCCTCTTGTTGTTTATTGCACTTTCTCAACATATTTCGAGTATGAAGAGGCCACCATCCATGGAATTAAGATACTGTGGCCTACACACGTTTACAGCTTACCTCTTGAAGGAAAGtacaggaaaaaatgacacagaaGACCGGAGCGCTGGCGTTGTGAACTGTCTCTGCGTTGGCTGGAGGAACGAATTGGTATGCATAGATGTGGCAAAGAATATTGACGAATCTACCCAAACCTTGAAACATCAAATGAAGCGCCTGCTTATATTCCTTTAGGCGGAGGTTGGTCTTTTGGTAGGCGACGATGCAGAGTGGGACCAGAAGAATGAGCACATCGTTAAAGAGATGCAGCTGTATGGCGGTGTATCCCCGGTCCTGGACATACCGGGATGTTGCAGGCACCAATCCTGCAAACAGACCTCCCGCCAGACAAGCCGCCACACCCAACTGGTTCTGAAGTAAAGATATAATAGTATAAGTACTGATAATAATGAATGAGTTTAATGATAATGACACCAATAATGTACTTATAATGGTATAAGTGATACTGTTGGTGATGgttaagatgatgatgatgaagatgatgatgatgaagatgatcgGATGGCTATATCACGCCCTAAAAACTATTTCTGTAGATTTCTGCCCAAGTGATGAATAAATATAGCCAGAGTATCAGCCTTGTTAAtttacccaaggaggtttatCTTAACCTCAGTGGTTTACCGGGGCTCTCATACTCCCCGTGCCTTgacacagtggtattgtgtccgcctcgtgaccgagaggttgcgggatcgactccgcctgccgtgctgccgatcttgtgcccttgggaaaggcactttacacgactttcctcactttactcaagtgaaaatgagtcgtccctcggataggacgttaaatggaggtcccgtgtaagAGGAgggccataccccgggcacgttaaagaacccgccacacgtgcgatggtgcggtgtgagcggttcaaaacctacagtaccttggccgcacctggggcaattgctgtcgtattgaggtcacctgagtggcgccgaatggcagctcgctccagacccttgcgatttagccccgcctattgtaagctcctcgcaattcagcccctggctgcaaagagagagtagtcggcccacccaataaccaaatAACCAAAAACCAATGGGAGCCCCGGAAAAgctgacgtcacatttctaCAAAGAGGCCCAGCAAGGCAGTTATGGGGAaggaaaagtacgatataaaagacaacaaaaacacaaaacggaccacaaataattcaacatcatgccttgtgcatatttatcgGCAtagactttaatttttcgtttccgcaaacagccaaGCCGGGCCCGggttgaaaatgtgacgtaggtctaAACTAAGAAGCTGGTAGTACTCAGGCTagaataaatacatacatacataaaataaagtttgaCAATATAAAACAGAAATGCATCAGTTCActgatattttcaacatcatgtgTTTAGTTATACGAACAAACATTGTGCAATTATCGAAAtgggaacatgttggaaaactATTTTGTTAGATGGAACATTTTATGTCTCTTGTCAGAGGTCGACACCCCTAAATAGGTAGGGTCGGTAGGCTTTTGGTACGATCCGTCGTAGGTCGGTCGGGCATTACCGGAAATACAACCTTTTCCTAGGCCTTGTTCTCACTGGTCTGTGATGCGTTGGCGGCACTGCTGTGTTCTAAATTGAGTTaatgttacccttgactttataatgggaatatTATACAAAACGTGCACgtatgactaaaaaaacgtaaaagaTTCGTTTTGTCGATGAAATCTGCTGAGCGTACCACAGCTTTAGTGAGATGCCCCCCTTTGTACCATCATTTGATACTGAATGCGTAACTCTTGTAACACTGAAAATAAGAGTTGTCCACGTAGCttctattcatgtattttttttacacaaaaacaaaatgatgaaatgtgCCTTACCTTGAAACACGACCGCCAAGTGGTGCCCTTGATCTTGTCTTCAGAGTGTTCTATGTCCATCTTGATTTTATCGATGTCTTCATGCTGGCTTCTTCGTCAATCTTTCTTCTAGTGTACAAATGGTATcaattatatgtatatgtatatggacTTTCATACTGTTATCCGTTCTTTCTGGTGGGTAATCTTTAACTAGGTATACGCTGTAAAAAAGGGTACTGATCTTAAACCAGATTGTGGTCATTGTTGCATGACATGTGCACAAATCTTGCATAACTTTACACAAAAATACGAGTACATGTTGTTGGCATTGATAACCGAGATTGTTAATAAACACAAGCATGGACCCGTATTTCCCTTTTCCCTAATCTGTCACAGAATATGGCAGGCAACTAGTTGCAACACCTTATACTGTACTCTACTATGTCCGTCTTAGTACTAGTAGTCCGTACTCGTCGTCCGCCAAAACATAACTGCCAATTCAGCTTCGTCACTAGACttctattttgaaaaaagaagagggtttatgaaatacatgtactacaatgcCAATGGATACGCCTACATACCCTCTTCTTCAGTCACAATATTCGCCATCTTGACCCTCAAAAAATGCAACGTGACATGTAGgccaaaaaaaatgttgtctttctagATAGTTACCCGACCTACCCTAGCCTATTTTAGGTTGACCTGAGCAAAACCTAACCAAAGTCGGCTTTGTACTAGGACTGCTATTATAATCAAGACATGAGTGTATGAAATACAACAATGTCAacagatacacatacatacCCGGCTCTTCTTTAGTCATAACGTTAGTAATCTTTCTTCAAACAATGCAACGCGGCATGGACTAGTTACAGGTACACATAAACCTACTTTTCAAGTCATACATAACCGGCTAGCCACAAAGCACAGACAACTGTCCCCTGTCATACATACCCATCAAACCTGCATCGTCCAATTTTATTTCGTTAAAAGACCATCTTAAACAAACTGTCTTCACAAACAATCATGTCCCACCAAGACGCAAAGTTGAGGACGATTGCTCTATTCACAAGGCAAAATCAATTGAGCACATtgatatgttttgacttgttgtgacctgtactgatgtacttagctcggtcgggcaaaactgtacaataaaggtcttcattcatccattcattgaCGTAgtgtaaaatactgtaaatgcagaaatgttcgcggtggattaatgttcgcggttttctcgGTGACCACTataccgcgaacataaaaccaccgcgaacatttttctcaTGGTAttcgactgcagtctatggtgttaccgcgaaattaaatcctccgcgaaaagtcccttttcccgctaccgcgaaattaaatccccgcgaacttaaatgcatttacagtaccagaAACATGAAGTTATTTTAGGAACGcacaacaaacacaaagacCACATTTTAATGTTTAAGAAACATAGCTTTGATTTATCAACGGTTTGTTGAAGTTCGCATATATTATAgtgataagtttattgcaaatacttgcccgagggctaattgcaagtgacaaaaaatgacagacaaataatggtaaacactaaataaaacagtatagtaagcgactactctagtctaacttaaagatgtaacttattgggtttgacttctttttctgagacaatggaagacgaaagatcccactttttctgtaatgtgtgggtttcgcgacgttaaaaggagagtaattttctttttgtctgtaaacgtggagatATTAGGATAGAATTTGGTAGCTTCTTTTAAGAGCTCTTTTCTCTCTTGATCATAGAAGGGGcagtttgaaatacatgtagaatgtgTTTCGTTTTCTACCATATCTaacgtacagtatttacaagttctttcGCACACGGGTAACTTCTTTATATGTATAATATTTTTATATAATGACATATATAATATTAAAAACTGTGGGCATCTATTGCGTCTGTGGACATGTATTCTGTGGAATAAGATGTTTTTTTCTGGGTTAACCAACACGGCTATCTGGAGccaatattgcttaggttgcctttattGAATTCATATTACGTTgttaccaaatacatgtactagtatgtgtaatTGATACTACAGTGTGATGTACATATAGTAAATTAGCTATCCCGCCAACCACGCACAGTTGTACTTGAAGCGGTGTGTGTAAAAGTTATCTGAAACGCCGTCTTCTTAAAAACAAAGGATTATTCTAAAAAGGTGTGAGTGGACCGATCTCGATAAATAATAATGTAAATCAGCCGACAATCGAGCCGCGGAC
This region includes:
- the LOC118422386 gene encoding uncharacterized protein LOC118422386, encoding MDIEHSEDKIKGTTWRSCFKNQLGVAACLAGGLFAGLVPATSRYVQDRGYTAIQLHLFNDVLILLVPLCIVAYQKTNLRLKEYKQALHLMFQGLGRFVNILCHIYAYQFVPPANAETVHNASAPVFCVIFSCTFLQEDPSCATIVGSLWCIAGVVLLGYGSFVNKGSSTDWDVGLGMGLAIFSAIFHGAIIVHAKGLAENTSRTMMIVYTYVISTVCAGIALCFTSVTWHLELFTAAMLSISCFSTAFRVLFFYLALKLVEVNAITALYQVNVFPAYGLQWLMLGFVPTVLEGFGLGCVLIGTSCVAIWEAFARWKANRHRAFIKELNFTLPKN